The DNA region ggggaacgatcacgtccctcgatctgctcgctatgcccctacttatacatcccaaaatgccattggccttcttggcaacaagggcacactgctgactcatatccagcttctcgtccactgtcacccctaggtccttttctgcagaactgctgcctagccattcggtccctagtctgtagctgtgcattgggttcttccgtcctaagtgcaggaccctgcacttatccttattgaacctcatcagattccttttggcccaatcttccaattggtctaggtccttctgtatcctatccctcccctccagcgtatctaccactcctcccagtttagtagcagtggcctccctgccctgcccttgctccccttccactctcctgtctggcagagtcctcgtaactccaacaaggctgggcccaggagtcctggggggctcgacccccaaccctgctgtggtcacctaggacaggggctagggtgtccccactccggggtactctttCTGCACTGGgaacttctctgacccactgaccgtTACATACactttaaagcaaatgcaagttatttaatcaacaattaattttaaaaagaataatgggaaaggtgaaaggaaacacatcaccccggctctgtggcagggaacatcacaaacagtggcTCTGTAACGtctgggcagttcacagtctgctccttgtaggtcccaggcccctcctcaggccctggctgtgctgcagggatgctgtgggtcggacacttgctctggtggtggccactcgctttcaggctctaagtggtaggacccttctgcccagtgtcgcccccagcctgtcagggttacgatccaagtctggcctgcagagccccttggctgaggcgtctccctgtgctgggcctgctgcccagggtccccctcgctctccccagctgctccctgcacccagctccggacggctccagccgcagctccaccactcggtctctgcaccgcggctgctctgcctccagctccctgggctgctgctctggcccctctggctctggttgctgcagctctgctcccaggacaggtctgctctgcaggctgcttctgtgactctgctcccggcactgacctgcttcctgggctgcttttctggcccctctggctctggtcgctgcagctctgctcccagggcaagtctgctctctctgggctgcgcctctggctttggggctgcagctctgctcccaggacagggtctgctctctcggGGCttcttttctggtccctctgcatctggcccagctctgctccccagctcagctttggcccctgctttctccttagctcagccccactctgtctgacccaaatccagctcacacagaggatgggacctccgtggcctcctgactccctgattagcctgcccgccctatcattcaggctgacctggagcattggcctctccccattgttcctgggggctgtcagtctcagggtcctgattccccattgacccttccccctttttagtactgggagctagcaactaaaacaccccagtgaatgttagtaagggggcaacagtccccttacatctGTAAGGACCTCACTGGGGAACCCCACCCTGCCAGGGGGTGAGAGCCCCCACCTCCTGGCAGCAAATTCTGTCCCCACCAGAATGTCTGTCCCCCCGGCGAGTAGTCTTCCTGAGGGGCCCCTCTACGTCCACAGCCGCCTTCTAAAAAGGGTCCTGTGATGGGGTCTCAGGGTGGCTTTACCCTAATCCCtgccctctggcaggagtcacaggacctgcaGGGCTGCATCAGAGACTCGGAGCCAACAGAAggtctgcagcagcctctgctgggTGCGCTGGATCCCCTGGTGTACCGAGAGAGGGACATCGCAGGCCAGGTCCAACAGCCAGTGGTGGTGTGTCTGGCGGACCACCAGCTGCTTCCTGAGCCCCCCAGGTTCAGCTTCCCCCTGGGACCCCATTCCCGGGGAAGGAATCCCTCCTCCCACGGGAATCgtcccctgcagccctgcttaCGGAGTTTGCAGCGCTGCGGCCAACTTCTGAAATTCAGCTGCTGGGGTAGGGAGTGGAGCCTGTGCCACCTTGCTGGCTGTGCCTCGGTTGCCCCACCTCAGGAGAAGTCTGGAGCGCAGCCTGGTGAAGCCTTGTCCCCGGGAGCTCCCTTCCCCTGGTCAGAGGCTCCTGCGTCCCCTGCTGGGTCATCTGTGGCACTGTCTAGGGTGGCCCCCAGCCGTGGCCATTTCATCACACAGGCCAGTTTCTGAGGCAAGACAGACTGGGGagtccaaggggactgtctgtgactccaggaCCAGACTATCTGTCACAGCTGCGCAGAAGCGGTGTGAGAGGAAGTGGGGAATGTCCTTTATGCTGTGagtgctgtgtgtgcctcagtttcccactgcGCTGCATGTTTACGAGGTGTTTGTGGTTGCAGAGGGCCAGATGTGACCCCACCTGAATCCTGACAGTCTCCGCACTTTGTAACTTAGCACCTGACGGCCCCAAGGCCCACCCCATGGTGGGAGCAGCGGGAGGGCTGCAGAGAGACACAAGGTGATGTGTTTGCCCAGGAAAGAAGTCAAAGGAAGGGGGAGGGCGGGCTTGGAGGTGATATAGTAGGAGCTGCTgggaggagtgtgtgtgggggggcttctggactggggccagagcagtGTGAGCCCACCTGGCCTGGGACTGAGCCAGCATGGGCTGTGCTGAGACTTTCTAGGCTTGAGGCCAGATGGCTGGCGAGTGGTCCCCTGGGTGTGGCAGCCCGGTGCGAGTGGATTCCCTGAGGAGGGGGCTCCCAGAGAGAGACAAGTGTGGTTCCAGGAGGCAGCGGTGCCAAAGGGCCTAACCCCAGAGAGAGAGTGCGACCCCTGGGGAGGGCTGTCACGCTGACGGGGGTTCCTCCCCAGGACAGTGGGGAGCTGATGGAGCACTGGCCTGTGCCCCTGTGCCCCTGTGCTACACCCCAGCTTTTAAACAGCCCCCGGGGGACCACTTCAGCGTGCCAGCCCCCCAGGGGTCCCCCTTTTCCTTCAGGGTGGGCCATGGCATCCCAGCCCTCCTGCGTCGCACCCGGAGCTCTGCCCAGTGAGCGCGGCCGAGCCAGACGCTGGGCAGAGCCTCGCGGGGCCCAGCGCAGCCCCGTGGGGTGTGCACGGACCCCAGGCAGCCTGTCCCAGCAGAGCAGGGTTGATTGGTCAGCCTGGCGCAGGCCGGGCTGAGCTCAGCACAGAGACGTGAAGGCTGAGACATAGCCCTGCTGGCCAAGCTGGTGCCCCCCAGCCACACGGCCACGGGCGCCTGCCAGGCTCTGCCTCGCCGGCCCATTGCCCATCCTGCTGTGGGTTGGTGTCAGCCAGGCCCTAACGCCCTGTTCACCCTGCCCCAGACACACACCCACCATGGCTCCTGCTCGGCCTCAAGAACAGCTTTTTAACCCTGTTGCACCCACTGGGTAGCAATgcaaagagggaaactgaggcacgcatcaGACTCAATTAAAAATACTGTAGAACAATCCCACTTTGTCATGCTAGATATGGCAGGGGAACTTGCCTGCTAACTGGTGTCAGAGGGGAAGCCGTGTTAGTCAATGTGACGAAATGagggatttttttgtttcttccttgtttttccgatggtttgcatgcagaggggggTGGGACTCggtttccctgggtgttactggtttaacaaggtgatgggagagggagtttgttgttacagaggaccagcgagggaacttgggaccccagccaatgccctggagaatggagaccccagcgactggtgacagggaggcccagctcaggagtcGCAGCTGGGTCTGGCCAGTGGGAAGACAATGGGCTACGAAAGGAGGACCCTGGTGACCTGCCCAGccagttccagccagaggggccagaggacagaagaggggagagggggcccaggtgtcacggagtccccgggcgatgctctggaactgctccccatgaagccagtcaggactctggggaagtctcctttctgggagcagcctgtcttcaggacacacagctcacccggcttccaccttcctgggtctgacctcggagcattcagcatcctctgcccctctgtgcgcatcccacagcgagtccgcccaggtggggtcctggggcagccagagggtgcggggagggatagctcagtggtttgagcattagcctgctaaacccagggttgtgagttcaatccttgagggggtgatttagggatttggggcaaaaattggggattggtcctgctttgagcagggggttggactagatgacctcctgaggtcccttccaatcctgatagtctatgattcctGCACcacaactctgcagtcagacgtgactctcagccagccagtaaaacagaaggtttattagacgacaggaacatggtctaacacagagcttgtaggtgcagagaacaggacccctcagctgggtccattttggggggcagtgagccagacaaccccgtctgctcttcactcctcgtccccagccagccccaaactgaaactctccccagcccctcctcctctgggctttgtccctttccgggccaggaggtcaccggattcctttgttctccaaccctttagctctcaccttggcgggggaggggcccaggccatcagtggccaggaaacagggtgtcggccattctctgtgtccagacccctgcacatacctgccctctagggctctgcaatgatcatacacccttatcccaccccctagatacttaagaactgcataggagaaactgaggcacccccacactattcagaggaaacattaagaacagtcccgcttcgtcacagcaGGCACTGCTTGCCCACTCATTGGGTGTCTCAGTGCTGGGGCTGTTTCCTGCCCAGCCGGTTGCCCTGTCCATTCCTGGCACGTGGTGGGCAGAGCGTGAGTTGGTCTTTGCTCAGGccaccctgcccctgctccgtTCTTGGCCTGACCTGGTGATGATGGTGCTGGGCTTTGCTGGGGGCCCTCATGATGGAGCGCCTCATTGGGGTCCCCATGTAGGTTGGGAGGTCAGTGGCTGGGGGGCCTGGAGACAGCAGGCTGTGCTCCCCACTGGCTTGTCCCTCCTGCTGGATCCATGGGGCGcctgcccagagctccctcccacccttcccccttcccctcacccctgtTTGCCCTGCATGGAGCTGTGGGAAGAGGATCTGGCTTGAAGGGGACCTGGATCAGGGATGGGGAGCCCGAGATGGGGACCGAGCAACAAACATCAAAGCTTCAGCATGCAGCCCTGGCCTCCCAGGTCAGCCTCCCCCCTGCCCATTGCTGCTAATGAGATGCCACCCCCGGGGAGAGGGTATTTCTCTGCCCTGGGGcaccctgcaggatcaggccctagcaAAGAGAGTGGCATGGAGCATCCAGGCTGTATctggctgagctgagctgagtgaTATCCCTGGGAGCAAGGCCCCAGAGCTAGGCAGCATGAGAGCAGGGACTGGGAGCTGGCGGGTGCATCTGGTCTGGAAGGACCAGCTGATGacagctctgcagctgggaggtggaaaTGGAAGCcaaatcccccaccccctgaggaGGAGCGGCTGTGGGGATGACACATAATGCCCTGTTATAAACAGTTGTCACAGCCCactccagagatggctgcatttagtgatgggagaggaggcagcagggggctgggagggtcaGCGGACAATGACCCTAGCATCATAGGGTGAGATCACAGAGACGTTAGGTCGATACTGATTCTTTATTGCCCAAAGCGGGGAGGAGAAGCGAAAGTCAGAGGCGTTAATGCTGCCATCCCAGCCGTCACACACCGGGGGGCGCTGtcggagctgggggggagcagtggaggcatgCCCGGAGCCAGCGGGGGAGCTGCCCACTGTGGATGTGGGTGCACGAGTCCAGgcctggagaagaggaggagaggggtCAGTGCGTGCCAGCAGAGGTGCCCAcgggggagggtgcagggtgcaatggggggccatggggctgggctgggctgagagcCCAAGGCCTGTGCCAGGGATCTGATGGCCAGGGGCACTGGCAAGTGTCTGGCCTGGCACAGCGCTGCCCTCGCCTATGGACACCATCACTAGCAAaggccccccccaacccctgcctatGGTGCTCACCTCATGGCCATGCCCAGGTGTTGCTGCCAGAGCTGGGCTCGTCTCGGGTGGGCTCCTCCGGCAGCTGGCAGGCATCTGCGTCCTGGGGAGAAGGGACACTGCGTCTCTGAGGGCATTGCCAGCATGGGGCTGCAGGAGGAAGGTGCCCAGGGCCCCCTgcactcggggcgggggggatcttggcaggggggcagggatcccagtggctgggggaggcagggaccCCAGTAGTGTGGATGGAGGGGGGGGCCCAAGGATCCcattgtgtgggtggggggggtgggaggggaggcatTCCAGAGGCAGGGGAGGATGGCGGCGGGAGGCCTGGGGACCCCAGTGGGGAGGACAGGGTGACAGgctcccttcccgcccccctgGGAGCTTGGCCAGTTTGCCATAGCGATGTCTACCCCTCTCACTGGGGTGGCCCTGCAGTGACCCCCTATGGCCCCACAGCCTGTGCAAGGAGCCGCAGGGACCCCAGGCACTCGGCTCCCCACGGCGACTGGGCCACGGACGAGGTTTGTCAGCTGCTGTGAGCGAGGTCCCAGTACCGCTCCCTTAGCTCCGGCACTTCGGGTCCGTGGGCAAAGAAGGGGCCCTTTGTGCATTGCCCCAGATGCCAGCCCACTGTGTCTGGGGCAGAGCCGTGGGCACTGCCCATTCTGAGGGGGGTGAGCAGGAACCCATGCCCACTGAGGGGCTCACCCCTCACCGCCACCCTCAGGCCACAGCCAGGTGCGGGGAGAGTGGGAGGGGTGGTGGCATCACGCCTGCCCCATCTCTGCAGCCTGAGATCTTTGCCTCCCAGCTAATGCTGATTCCCTGAGACTTGTTTCACAGGATGGTATCGCTGCTGGGGGTGGTTTGTAACTAATCCCCCAGCTCTTCTCGCTGGCCCATCACCTGCTCCAATCTCTTACCCGACAGGTGGTGAGCGGGTCCTGGGGCACCCTCAGAACCCGCAGCAGCCTGGCGTGGTAGGTCGAGACGAAGTCGTTGCACTGCAGGGAGACGTAGAGCCTGGCTCATGGCCCCCGCTTCACAGAGGTGTCGACTGCCCCCTCCTAGAGAGTGACCTCAccgacccccagctctgcccagagaaaagaacccaggagtcctggctccctcccagcccccctgctctaaccactaaccccactcccatcccagagccagggatagaacccaggagtcctggctcccagctcctcgcggCTCTGACCCCTAGGCTCCACTGCTCTCTCATGGCTGGGaaaagaatccaggagtcctggcatcTAAATcctccccagctctaaccactagaccccacatCTGAGCCAGGCTGGTGCTTTTCTAACACGTacttcagcccctgcccccacagccctgctTGGGGTGGATGAGTCCTCTGGGGCACTGTCCCACGCCCCATGGAGATGGCTGGAGACCCTCCCTTCTCCTAGAGCCAGTGGAGGGCTGGCCTGTGGGACCCCGAGCAGATCTGAGCCGTTCTACTGACCCTGGGGGAACCCCCAAAGTGCCGCTTGCATGTGCCATTCAGGACGTCTCCAAGGTCCCAGCCAGGCCTCACGTGCTGCAGGTCAGGCTGGGCCAGGCTGGTGAGGGTCAGGCAGAAGTCACAGGCATCTCTGGGGGGCACCAGGCCACCTGGCACATGGAAAACAAGGATCTCACCCTCTCCCCTCTGGGGCATAGTGCCTgccgcctgaggccctgccctcctctccTAAACCCACGGGGAGAGtgcccaccaccccagggccccTCCAGCAGCGGGTGGGAGCAGGACCAGCATAGTCAGCTCTACGGTGCTCCCCTCCTGACATGTGGGGCCTGGCCGGGGGCTGAGCGGGCACTCGGGGCCAGGGCACAGCCCTCGGGCAGCAGCTGTCACTTAGAgccaccccagggctgctctGCAGTACAGGGGTGCAGCCAGCTCGCAAGTTGCCAGTGGCACCGATTCTGGTACCTGctcatccccccctcccctgggaaGGACTCTAGTTTGATCCCCACTCATTCCCCTCTGCCACAGGCACCCCAGGTCTCCCTCAgctggggggggtgtctcccCTCTGTCCTGCATAGAGCGTGTGAGCCCATGCCCCCAGGGAACAGGCCATACCCCCGCTGGCCAGGGCGACTGGCTCAGATTTCTCTGGCGTTGTGCCCAGCAGAGACAGCAAcgccccaggctggcagcagccGGCTGATGCCCCCTGACTCCACAGCAGAGGGAACAAGTGGGAAAACCTTGGGTGGGTGGGGACGCCCGGCACATCCTCAGGCTGGTACAGATCTCCTTGGGCTCCAGCCCGTCCTGCAGCGCCTGCATGATCTTGGACTTGAACTTCTTCATCACAGAGCGGCAGAGGCGCCGCAGACTCCAGCCCACGGCCCTGCACAGCTTCTCCTCGGCCTTGGTGATGGAGTCCTGTGTGACACCGGCCCGGCCCGGGGTTAGGACACAGCATGGGACGTCCCTCCACTGCCTGAAGGGGGCGCTCGCTGGGCCCCGCCCTGGCACCACGGTCCTTGCAGGATGTGTCATCTCTACGGGATgctgggcctggggaggggcTCCCCCCGCCAGGGGACAGACACGGGCTGTGTCTGGGATTGGGAGAACCCTGACCCCAGGGGGCCGTGTGGGTGGCAGGTGGAGACGGGGACAGTAGGATCTAGACCCTCCTTTCCCTCCTGGTTGTACCAGGGCACTGGGTGCTGCCCGTGCCCCCTGGCACCGGTGGCAGACGGCGATGGAGCAgatgccccctgctccccacaggctCCCCACATCCTGGTCTCAGAGCCCAcctgctgccccgcccccccgccccactccccataGGTGCTGGAGCCAGGGGCCCTGGTGTACCATTGGGGAGATCCTCCCGAGACCCAGGGAGGCTGGGCTCAGTCCCTGGGCTGCCCCAGGGCCCTCACCTCGTCGGGGTCGTCGCCGACCATAGACTTCAGCTTCTTCAGGATGCG from Lepidochelys kempii isolate rLepKem1 chromosome 26, rLepKem1.hap2, whole genome shotgun sequence includes:
- the GNLY gene encoding granulysin isoform X2 codes for the protein MAPLLLLFWLGSALCARELVPKQCLLGPEFWCRDPGTAAQCGRQHDCKLLEQHMPQGWRIQEQALSPKCTICTRILKKLKSMVGDDPDEDSITKAEEKLCRAVGWSLRRLCRSVMKKFKSKIMQALQDGLEPKEICTSLRMCRASPPTQGGLVPPRDACDFCLTLTSLAQPDLQHVRPGWDLGDVLNGTCKRHFGGSPRCNDFVSTYHARLLRVLRVPQDPLTTCRDADACQLPEEPTRDEPSSGSNTWAWP
- the GNLY gene encoding granulysin isoform X1; its protein translation is MAPLLLLFWLGSALCARELVPKQCLLGPEFWCRDPGTAAQCGRQHDCKLLEQHMPQQGWRIQEQALSPKCTICTRILKKLKSMVGDDPDEDSITKAEEKLCRAVGWSLRRLCRSVMKKFKSKIMQALQDGLEPKEICTSLRMCRASPPTQGGLVPPRDACDFCLTLTSLAQPDLQHVRPGWDLGDVLNGTCKRHFGGSPRCNDFVSTYHARLLRVLRVPQDPLTTCRDADACQLPEEPTRDEPSSGSNTWAWP